Proteins found in one Triticum aestivum cultivar Chinese Spring chromosome 4D, IWGSC CS RefSeq v2.1, whole genome shotgun sequence genomic segment:
- the LOC123098219 gene encoding superoxide dismutase [Cu-Zn] 2 isoform X2: protein MAGKPVSLKGVALISGGAADSAVAGALHFVQDPSSGYTEVRGWVSGLAPGLHGFHIHAFGDTTNGCNSTGPHFNPHNKSHGAPVDDERHVGDLGNIQANKDGVAEIFIKDLQISLRGPHSILGRAVVVHADSDDLGKGGHELSKSTGNAGARIGCGIIGIQPAV, encoded by the exons ATGGCAGGGAAACCCGTTAGCCTCAAGGGCGTCGCCCTCATCAGCGGCGGTGCCGCCGACAGCGCTGTCGCCGGCGCCCTCCACTTCGTCCAAGACCCCTCCTCCG GGTATACCGAGGTGAGGGGGTGGGTCTCGGGCCTCGCCCCGGGCCTCCACGGCTTCCACATCCACGCCTTCGGCGACACCACCAACGGCTGCAACTCCACCG GACCCCATTTCAATCCTCATAATAAGTCCCATGGAGCACCGGTTGATGACGAACGACATGTGGGCGACCTGGGAAACATACAAGCCAACAAGGATG GTGTTGCAGAAATCTTCATAAAGGACTTGCAG ATTTCACTAAGGGGGCCTCATTCCATATTGGGAAGGGCAGTTGTTGTTCATGCTGATTCTGATGACCTGGGAAAGG GTGGCCATGAACTCAGTAAATCAACAGGAAATGCAGGAGCCAGAATTGGATGTG GTATCATTGGAATTCAGCCTGCTGTTTAA
- the LOC123098219 gene encoding superoxide dismutase [Cu-Zn] 2 isoform X1, with amino-acid sequence MAGKPVSLKGVALISGGAADSAVAGALHFVQDPSSGYTEVRGWVSGLAPGLHGFHIHAFGDTTNGCNSTGPHFNPHNKSHGAPVDDERHVGDLGNIQANKDGVAEIFIKDLQISLRGPHSILGRAVVVHADSDDLGKGGHELSKSTGNAGARIGCGKWQPFICFQH; translated from the exons ATGGCAGGGAAACCCGTTAGCCTCAAGGGCGTCGCCCTCATCAGCGGCGGTGCCGCCGACAGCGCTGTCGCCGGCGCCCTCCACTTCGTCCAAGACCCCTCCTCCG GGTATACCGAGGTGAGGGGGTGGGTCTCGGGCCTCGCCCCGGGCCTCCACGGCTTCCACATCCACGCCTTCGGCGACACCACCAACGGCTGCAACTCCACCG GACCCCATTTCAATCCTCATAATAAGTCCCATGGAGCACCGGTTGATGACGAACGACATGTGGGCGACCTGGGAAACATACAAGCCAACAAGGATG GTGTTGCAGAAATCTTCATAAAGGACTTGCAG ATTTCACTAAGGGGGCCTCATTCCATATTGGGAAGGGCAGTTGTTGTTCATGCTGATTCTGATGACCTGGGAAAGG GTGGCCATGAACTCAGTAAATCAACAGGAAATGCAGGAGCCAGAATTGGATGTGGTAAATGGCAACCCTTTATTTGTTTTCAACACTGA